The proteins below come from a single Mucilaginibacter mali genomic window:
- the map gene encoding type I methionyl aminopeptidase, with translation MPKIHYKSVEEIELIRESSLLVSKTLGEIAKVIAPGVKTIELNKLAETFIRDNGGVPAFLNYSGFPYSLCISLNDQVVHGFPGEYALKEGDLISVDCGVVLNKYYGDSAYTFAVGEVSEVAQKLMKVTKECLARGVEKAVTGQRIGDIGYAVQEHAESNGFGVVKELVGHGVGLRLHEKPEVPNYGKRGSGIKLEEGMVIAIEPMINAGRAGVKFWDDGWTVSTVDGKPSAHYEHTVAVKKGKVDVLSTFSYIDEVLNKK, from the coding sequence ATGCCAAAGATCCATTATAAGTCTGTCGAAGAGATAGAACTGATAAGAGAAAGTTCTTTGCTGGTTTCAAAAACACTGGGCGAAATTGCTAAGGTGATTGCGCCCGGTGTTAAAACAATAGAGCTGAACAAGCTGGCAGAAACCTTTATCCGTGATAACGGCGGGGTTCCTGCCTTTCTTAATTACAGCGGTTTCCCTTATTCGTTATGCATTTCGCTGAATGACCAGGTAGTGCATGGCTTTCCCGGTGAATACGCGTTGAAAGAAGGCGACCTGATATCGGTTGACTGTGGCGTGGTGCTTAACAAGTACTACGGCGATTCGGCTTATACCTTTGCCGTTGGCGAAGTGAGCGAAGTTGCGCAGAAACTGATGAAGGTTACAAAGGAATGCCTTGCCCGTGGTGTAGAGAAGGCCGTAACAGGCCAGCGCATAGGCGATATTGGATATGCTGTACAGGAACATGCCGAGAGCAATGGCTTTGGCGTAGTAAAAGAACTGGTTGGCCATGGTGTAGGTTTACGTCTGCACGAAAAGCCCGAGGTGCCTAACTATGGCAAACGCGGCAGCGGCATTAAACTGGAAGAGGGTATGGTGATAGCCATTGAACCAATGATAAACGCCGGCCGTGCCGGTGTGAAGTTTTGGGATGATGGATGGACCGTATCTACCGTAGATGGTAAACCATCGGCACATTATGAGCATACGGTAGCTGTGAAAAAGGGAAAGGTAGATGTGCTTTCCACGTTTTCGTATATTGACGAAGTTTTAAATAAAAAATAA
- the dnaK gene encoding molecular chaperone DnaK, whose product MSKIIGIDLGTTNSCVAVMEGNEPVVIANSEGKRTTPSVVAFVDNGERKVGDPAKRQAITNPTKTIYSIKRFMGNQFNEVTKEAERVPYKVVKGDNNTPRVEIGDRKYTPQEISAMILQKMKKTAEDFLGQEVTEAVITVPAYFNDAQRQATKEAGEIAGLNVKRIINEPTAAALAYGLDKAHKDMKIVVFDCGGGTHDVSVLELGDGIFEVKSTDGDTHLGGDDFDQVIIDWLADEFKNDEGIDLRKDPMALQRLKEAAEKAKIELSSTTQSEINLPYVTAVDGMPKHLVKSLTRAKFEQLADSLIKRTIEPCKTALKNAGYSTSDIDEIILVGGSTRIPAIQEAVQKFFGKSPSKGVNPDEVVAIGAAIQGGVLTGEVKDVLLLDVTPLSLGIETMGGVMTKLIEANTTIPTKKSETFSTASDSQPSVEIHILQGERPMASANRTIGRFHLDGIPPAPRGVPQIEVTFDIDANGILHVSAKDKATGKEQKIRIEASSGLTDAEIKKMKDEAEANAEADRLEKEKVEKLNSADALIFSTEKQLKEYGDKIPADKKSSIEDGLKKLKDAYAAKDLDTIESAQTELNAAWQAASEDMYKASAEGAQPGPDAGAGPQGGGQQGNADSVTDVDFEEVK is encoded by the coding sequence ATGTCTAAAATCATTGGAATCGACTTAGGAACAACCAACTCCTGCGTGGCAGTAATGGAAGGTAACGAACCTGTAGTTATTGCTAACAGCGAGGGCAAAAGGACAACCCCATCTGTTGTGGCTTTTGTAGATAATGGCGAGCGTAAAGTGGGCGACCCTGCCAAACGCCAGGCTATTACCAACCCAACCAAAACCATCTATTCAATTAAACGCTTTATGGGTAACCAATTTAACGAGGTTACTAAAGAAGCAGAGCGCGTACCTTACAAAGTGGTTAAAGGTGACAACAACACCCCACGTGTAGAGATAGGCGACCGTAAATATACCCCTCAGGAAATTTCGGCCATGATCCTTCAGAAAATGAAGAAAACTGCCGAAGATTTCTTAGGTCAGGAAGTTACCGAAGCGGTTATTACCGTACCGGCTTACTTTAACGACGCGCAACGCCAGGCTACCAAAGAAGCCGGTGAAATTGCAGGCTTAAACGTTAAACGTATCATCAACGAGCCTACTGCCGCTGCCTTAGCTTATGGCCTGGATAAAGCGCACAAGGACATGAAGATCGTTGTGTTCGACTGCGGTGGTGGTACACATGACGTATCTGTACTGGAATTAGGTGATGGCATCTTCGAAGTAAAATCAACCGATGGTGATACTCACCTTGGTGGCGACGACTTTGACCAGGTAATTATCGACTGGCTGGCCGACGAGTTCAAGAACGACGAAGGCATCGACCTGCGTAAAGACCCAATGGCACTACAGCGCTTAAAAGAAGCTGCTGAGAAAGCTAAGATCGAACTTTCGAGCACTACCCAGAGCGAGATCAACCTGCCATACGTTACCGCTGTTGACGGCATGCCAAAGCACTTAGTTAAGAGCTTAACCCGTGCTAAATTTGAGCAACTGGCCGATAGCCTGATCAAACGTACGATTGAGCCTTGCAAAACCGCTTTGAAAAACGCCGGTTACAGCACTTCAGATATCGACGAGATCATCCTGGTAGGTGGTTCAACCCGTATCCCTGCTATACAGGAAGCTGTGCAGAAATTCTTCGGTAAATCACCATCAAAAGGTGTAAACCCTGACGAGGTGGTAGCCATCGGTGCTGCTATCCAGGGTGGTGTATTAACCGGCGAAGTGAAAGACGTGTTACTGTTAGACGTTACCCCATTATCTTTGGGTATCGAAACCATGGGTGGTGTAATGACCAAACTGATCGAAGCTAACACTACCATCCCGACCAAAAAATCGGAAACTTTCTCTACCGCTTCGGACAGCCAGCCATCTGTAGAGATCCACATTTTGCAGGGCGAGCGCCCAATGGCATCGGCAAACCGTACCATAGGCCGTTTCCACCTGGATGGTATACCACCGGCACCACGCGGCGTACCGCAGATCGAAGTAACTTTCGATATCGATGCCAACGGTATCCTGCACGTATCGGCTAAAGATAAAGCTACCGGCAAAGAGCAGAAGATCCGTATCGAGGCTTCTTCGGGCTTAACCGATGCCGAGATCAAGAAGATGAAAGACGAAGCTGAAGCTAATGCCGAAGCAGATCGTTTGGAAAAAGAGAAAGTTGAAAAACTGAACTCGGCCGACGCCCTGATCTTCAGCACCGAAAAACAGCTGAAAGAGTATGGTGATAAGATCCCTGCCGATAAAAAATCTTCTATCGAAGACGGTTTGAAAAAACTGAAAGACGCTTATGCAGCTAAAGATCTGGACACTATTGAAAGCGCCCAGACCGAACTGAACGCCGCATGGCAGGCAGCTTCTGAAGATATGTACAAAGCATCGGCCGAAGGCGCGCAGCCAGGCCCTGATGCAGGTGCAGGTCCACAAGGTGGTGGCCAGCAAGGCAACGCCGATAGCGTAACCGATGTTGATTTTGAAGAAGTAAAATAA
- a CDS encoding T9SS type A sorting domain-containing protein, with product MKALIKSSAIVAVLALLSSAVFAAENPTKKAEPAAAKKDVVVFTALAQDKGVGVIIHKADVSKTSVAIYDAEGNVVMKDIQAKNGNDVLKGYVLSALENGKYTIKVTSNNEVTKRVVNVYNDENNQKAFLFEL from the coding sequence ATGAAAGCTCTAATCAAATCATCAGCCATAGTAGCCGTATTAGCCTTATTAAGCAGCGCCGTTTTCGCAGCCGAAAACCCAACAAAAAAAGCAGAACCAGCAGCAGCTAAAAAAGACGTAGTGGTATTCACCGCCCTGGCACAGGATAAAGGTGTAGGCGTGATCATCCACAAGGCCGATGTCAGCAAAACATCAGTAGCTATTTACGATGCTGAAGGCAATGTGGTAATGAAAGATATCCAGGCCAAAAATGGTAACGATGTGCTGAAAGGTTATGTATTAAGCGCTTTGGAAAATGGTAAATACACCATCAAGGTAACTTCAAACAACGAAGTAACCAAACGGGTAGTAAATGTTTACAACGACGAGAATAACCAGAAAGCCTTCCTTTTCGAGTTATAA
- the fucP gene encoding L-fucose:H+ symporter permease: MASLTNKSYRFAFILITSLFFLWGFAHNLDPILIPHLKRSFTLTTLQASLVDSAVFVAYFVMALPAGAIMRNYGYKSGIITGLLLFALGSFLFIPAANTQQYIFFLGALFIIACGLTILETAANPYASLLGDPETATQRLNFSQSFNGFAAFMAPIVGANLILTRGATDEQLSHMTEAVRKATLASEASTVKMPYMILAIILLLIAAAFYFTKLPEIKDDNQEASSKSLFHAFKHKHLSWGVAAQFFYVGAQVCVFSFFILFASKTIPAGTPKDLLVTIMEKIFVFFHVVSESSATTYYSYYLSAAGLMFMVGRFVGTFIMKYLKPNTLLAIYAAINVLLCIVAMNSHGTTPVYCVIAIAFFMSIMFPTIFSLGIHNLGGDTEYGSSLIVMSIVGGAILPPVFGYITDKTDNIQYGYIVPLVCFAVVMLFGLIGYKTTQKEVANTPDPIL, encoded by the coding sequence ATGGCATCGTTAACCAACAAGTCGTACCGCTTCGCGTTCATTCTCATCACGTCCCTGTTTTTTTTATGGGGCTTTGCTCATAACCTCGACCCGATACTGATCCCACATTTAAAGCGCTCGTTCACGCTGACTACCTTACAGGCTTCGTTGGTCGATTCGGCCGTGTTTGTGGCCTATTTTGTGATGGCCTTGCCGGCCGGCGCCATTATGCGCAATTATGGTTATAAATCGGGCATTATTACCGGTTTGCTGCTATTCGCGCTGGGTTCGTTCCTGTTTATACCGGCTGCCAATACACAGCAATACATCTTCTTTTTGGGCGCGCTGTTTATTATCGCCTGCGGGTTGACCATTTTGGAAACCGCCGCCAACCCTTACGCTTCGTTACTGGGCGATCCGGAAACGGCTACCCAACGCCTTAACTTTTCGCAATCGTTCAATGGCTTCGCGGCGTTTATGGCCCCGATTGTTGGCGCCAACCTGATACTGACCAGGGGTGCGACCGATGAACAATTAAGCCACATGACCGAAGCCGTACGCAAGGCAACCTTAGCATCCGAAGCATCCACCGTAAAAATGCCGTATATGATATTGGCAATCATCCTGTTGCTGATAGCTGCCGCCTTTTACTTTACCAAACTGCCCGAAATTAAGGATGATAACCAGGAGGCCAGCAGCAAGAGCTTATTCCACGCCTTTAAGCATAAACACCTGAGCTGGGGTGTTGCCGCGCAGTTTTTTTACGTTGGCGCGCAGGTTTGCGTATTTAGCTTTTTTATCCTGTTCGCATCCAAAACCATCCCGGCAGGCACACCGAAAGATCTGCTGGTGACGATAATGGAAAAGATATTCGTATTCTTCCACGTGGTGAGCGAATCATCGGCCACTACTTATTACTCGTATTACCTGTCTGCCGCCGGACTGATGTTTATGGTTGGCCGCTTTGTGGGTACTTTTATTATGAAGTATTTAAAGCCCAACACCCTGCTGGCCATTTATGCCGCTATTAACGTGCTGCTTTGCATTGTGGCCATGAACAGCCACGGCACTACGCCGGTTTATTGTGTTATCGCTATCGCGTTCTTTATGTCTATCATGTTCCCTACCATCTTCTCGCTGGGGATCCATAATTTGGGTGGCGATACAGAATATGGCAGCAGTTTGATCGTGATGTCGATAGTTGGCGGCGCTATCCTGCCGCCTGTATTTGGTTATATTACCGATAAAACCGATAACATTCAATACGGTTACATTGTGCCACTGGTATGCTTTGCCGTGGTGATGCTGTTTGGCCTTATCGGCTATAAAACCACCCAAAAAGAAGTTGCCAATACCCCCGACCCTATCCTATGA
- a CDS encoding acyl-CoA thioesterase has translation MNAKSPKESYTIMNELVLPNDTNTLNNLMGGRLLHWMDIAAAISGQKHCNRTVVTASVDNVSFKQPIKLGDVVSIEAKVTRSFNTSVEVRLDVWAQNIPSGTRVKSNEAYYTFVALDAEGKTVPVPELQPETEDEVSLYEGALRRRQLRLILGGKMNPDDATELKALFFAAKQ, from the coding sequence ATGAACGCAAAATCGCCCAAAGAATCATATACTATAATGAACGAACTGGTACTGCCCAACGATACCAACACACTGAACAACCTGATGGGTGGGCGCCTTTTACATTGGATGGACATTGCCGCGGCCATATCGGGCCAGAAACATTGCAACCGTACGGTAGTAACCGCCTCGGTAGATAACGTATCGTTTAAGCAACCCATTAAACTGGGCGATGTGGTAAGCATTGAAGCTAAGGTAACCCGCTCGTTCAATACCTCGGTAGAGGTACGTTTGGATGTTTGGGCGCAAAATATCCCATCGGGCACGAGGGTGAAAAGTAACGAGGCTTATTACACCTTTGTTGCCCTTGATGCCGAAGGCAAGACAGTCCCCGTACCCGAACTGCAGCCCGAAACCGAAGACGAAGTAAGCCTGTACGAAGGAGCCCTGCGCCGCCGCCAGCTTCGCCTGATATTAGGCGGCAAAATGAATCCTGATGACGCTACGGAATTGAAGGCATTGTTCTTCGCGGCTAAGCAATAG
- a CDS encoding O-acetyl-ADP-ribose deacetylase — MNSKIKLIKGDITKQHVDAVVNAANSSLMGGGGVDGAIHRAGGKQILDDCMDIINRQGRCKTGEAVITTGGKLPARYVIHTVGPVWNGGHKNEPELLANCYRNSLQLAVDKGIKTIAFPNISTGIYHYPKAEAAQVAINAVNNFLKDNDSIAEVTFVCFDEENFALYKDLLG, encoded by the coding sequence ATGAACTCCAAGATCAAACTCATTAAAGGCGATATCACCAAACAACATGTTGATGCTGTAGTAAATGCCGCCAACAGCAGCCTGATGGGCGGGGGAGGTGTTGACGGCGCTATCCATCGTGCCGGCGGCAAGCAGATACTGGATGACTGTATGGATATTATTAACCGCCAGGGCCGCTGCAAAACCGGAGAGGCGGTTATTACCACCGGCGGCAAACTGCCCGCCCGCTATGTGATCCACACTGTTGGCCCTGTTTGGAACGGCGGCCACAAGAACGAACCTGAACTACTGGCCAACTGCTACCGCAACAGCCTGCAGCTTGCGGTTGACAAAGGCATCAAAACCATCGCATTCCCCAATATCAGCACAGGTATTTACCATTATCCCAAGGCAGAAGCTGCCCAGGTAGCCATAAATGCGGTTAACAATTTTTTAAAAGATAATGACAGTATTGCTGAAGTAACGTTTGTTTGTTTTGATGAGGAGAATTTTGCGTTGTATAAAGATTTGCTTGGGTAA
- a CDS encoding DNA-directed RNA polymerase subunit alpha, whose product MAILAFQKPDKVIMQKSTDFEGTFEFRPLEPGFGVTIGNALRRILLSSLEGYAITSVRFSGVTHEFSTIKGVVEDVTEIILNLKQVRLKKTGESGDTEKIFVIINGQDAFKAGDITKFSNNFTILNPDLVICNMDSSVTLEIELTVNKGRGYIASEENKNPDAAVGVIAIDSIYTPMKNVKYTIENYRVEQKTDYEKLVLDIATDGSIHPEDALKEAAKILIQHFMLFSDENMMLEAQAKEETKEVDEEILHMRKILKTELVDLDLSVRALNCLKAADIRSLADLVSYDVADMLKFRNFGKKSLTEIQDLVKSKGLSFGMNLSKFKLDEE is encoded by the coding sequence ATGGCAATATTAGCATTTCAAAAACCAGACAAGGTTATCATGCAGAAGTCGACCGACTTTGAGGGCACGTTTGAATTTCGTCCGTTAGAACCAGGCTTCGGGGTAACTATTGGTAATGCTTTACGTCGTATCTTACTTTCATCGCTTGAAGGTTATGCGATCACTTCTGTTCGTTTTTCAGGTGTTACGCATGAGTTCTCTACCATCAAAGGTGTGGTGGAAGACGTTACCGAGATCATCCTGAACCTGAAGCAAGTTCGCTTGAAAAAAACAGGCGAATCGGGCGATACCGAAAAGATATTTGTAATTATCAACGGCCAGGATGCCTTCAAGGCTGGTGATATCACCAAATTCTCGAACAACTTTACTATTTTAAATCCCGACCTGGTGATCTGCAACATGGATTCATCAGTTACCCTGGAAATTGAATTAACGGTTAATAAAGGCCGTGGTTACATTGCCAGCGAGGAAAATAAAAACCCTGACGCGGCTGTAGGCGTAATCGCTATCGATTCGATCTACACCCCGATGAAGAACGTAAAATACACTATCGAAAACTATCGTGTAGAGCAAAAAACCGACTATGAAAAATTAGTACTGGATATTGCTACCGATGGTTCGATACACCCTGAAGATGCGCTGAAGGAAGCAGCTAAGATCCTGATCCAGCACTTTATGCTGTTCAGCGATGAGAACATGATGCTGGAAGCACAGGCTAAAGAAGAGACCAAAGAGGTTGATGAAGAGATCCTGCACATGCGCAAGATCCTGAAAACTGAACTGGTTGACCTTGATCTATCGGTACGTGCCCTTAACTGCCTTAAAGCTGCCGACATCCGCAGCCTGGCCGACCTGGTATCGTACGATGTTGCCGACATGCTGAAATTCCGCAACTTCGGTAAAAAATCACTGACTGAGATCCAGGACCTGGTTAAATCAAAAGGCTTATCTTTTGGTATGAACCTGTCTAAATTTAAGTTAGACGAGGAATAA
- the infA gene encoding translation initiation factor IF-1: protein MAKQSSIEQDGTIREALSNAMFRVELENGHEIIAHISGKMRMHYIKILPGDKVKLEMSPYDLTKGRITYRYK, encoded by the coding sequence ATGGCTAAACAGTCCTCGATCGAGCAAGACGGAACAATAAGAGAAGCATTATCTAATGCGATGTTTAGGGTTGAGTTAGAGAACGGGCATGAAATTATAGCGCACATATCAGGCAAAATGCGGATGCACTACATCAAAATTTTACCTGGTGATAAAGTGAAGCTGGAAATGAGCCCGTATGATCTGACCAAAGGCAGAATAACCTACAGGTACAAATAA
- the rplQ gene encoding 50S ribosomal protein L17, whose protein sequence is MRHGKKVNHLGRTDSHRKAMMSNMATSLILHKRITTTLAKAKALRVYVEPLITKSKNDTTHSRRTVFSYLQDKDAVSILFREIAEKVANRPGGYTRIIKMENRLGDNAEMALIELVDYNTVYTKGEAAVAKKSTRRRGSGKGKVAATEVKAEPVAEAVEVKEEPVAEAAPAVEEAPEAPAANEENAEKGE, encoded by the coding sequence ATGAGACACGGAAAAAAAGTTAACCATTTAGGCCGTACCGACAGCCATCGCAAGGCGATGATGAGCAACATGGCTACCTCACTGATACTGCACAAGCGTATCACCACCACATTGGCAAAAGCAAAAGCACTGCGTGTGTATGTTGAGCCTTTGATCACCAAATCTAAAAACGATACTACTCACTCACGCCGTACCGTATTTAGCTACCTGCAGGATAAAGATGCTGTAAGCATCCTGTTCCGCGAGATCGCTGAAAAAGTGGCTAACCGCCCGGGTGGTTACACCCGTATCATCAAAATGGAAAACCGTTTAGGTGATAACGCCGAGATGGCCCTGATCGAGTTAGTAGACTATAACACGGTTTACACTAAAGGTGAAGCTGCTGTTGCTAAAAAATCAACCCGCCGTCGTGGTTCGGGCAAAGGCAAAGTTGCTGCAACCGAAGTTAAAGCTGAGCCAGTTGCTGAAGCTGTAGAAGTGAAAGAAGAGCCGGTAGCAGAAGCTGCACCAGCTGTTGAAGAAGCTCCTGAAGCACCAGCCGCTAACGAAGAAAACGCAGAAAAAGGCGAATAA
- the rpsK gene encoding 30S ribosomal protein S11 produces MAKAKKVTKKRIVVVEPIGQAHINATFNNIIITLTNNQGQAISWSSAGKMGFKGSKKNTPYAAGQAASDCGKVAYDLGLRKVEVFVKGPGSGRESAIRTLQTAGIEVTTIKDITPLPHNGCRPAKRRRV; encoded by the coding sequence ATGGCTAAAGCTAAAAAAGTAACCAAAAAGCGTATAGTAGTTGTTGAGCCTATAGGCCAGGCACACATTAACGCTACCTTTAACAACATCATCATCACTTTAACCAACAACCAGGGTCAGGCAATTTCATGGTCTTCGGCTGGTAAAATGGGCTTCAAAGGTTCTAAAAAGAACACGCCTTACGCGGCCGGCCAGGCAGCGTCAGATTGCGGCAAAGTTGCTTACGATCTGGGTTTACGCAAGGTTGAGGTATTTGTAAAAGGTCCAGGTTCAGGCCGCGAGTCGGCTATCCGTACCCTGCAAACTGCAGGTATCGAGGTTACTACCATTAAGGACATCACCCCGCTGCCGCACAACGGCTGCCGTCCAGCAAAACGCAGAAGAGTTTAA
- a CDS encoding GNAT family N-acetyltransferase, protein MFFIETERLKLIPLPYHLLQLSHTNRAAMERSLGLNISAMQVDELFEAEYEDAMINFWLPKTREYPELYQWYTNWEIILKSDNIAIGGIGLAGSPVNGEAETGYMIDKQYHQRGYASEALQAITNWVFGHDDVHCLIAHTYDGNTASKNLLTKNGFVQVADEFGYLTYRLEKQLQPA, encoded by the coding sequence ATGTTTTTTATCGAGACTGAAAGGTTAAAGCTGATACCGCTGCCTTATCATTTATTACAATTATCGCACACCAACCGCGCCGCGATGGAGCGTTCGCTGGGTTTAAATATTTCGGCCATGCAGGTGGACGAGCTTTTTGAGGCTGAATACGAGGATGCCATGATCAATTTCTGGCTGCCAAAAACGCGGGAGTACCCCGAACTATACCAATGGTACACCAACTGGGAGATCATCCTGAAAAGCGACAACATCGCCATTGGCGGCATCGGTTTAGCCGGTTCGCCTGTTAATGGCGAAGCGGAGACCGGCTACATGATAGATAAGCAATATCATCAGCGTGGTTATGCTTCGGAAGCGTTACAAGCCATCACCAACTGGGTGTTTGGGCATGATGATGTGCATTGCCTTATCGCGCACACTTATGATGGTAATACCGCGTCGAAAAATCTGCTGACCAAAAATGGTTTCGTGCAGGTGGCCGACGAGTTTGGGTACCTTACCTATCGATTGGAGAAGCAACTACAGCCGGCATAG
- the ykgO gene encoding type B 50S ribosomal protein L36: MKVRASIKKRSADCKIIRRNGKLYVINKKNPKFKQRQG, encoded by the coding sequence ATGAAAGTTAGAGCATCCATTAAAAAACGCAGTGCTGATTGCAAGATCATCCGTCGCAACGGTAAACTCTATGTGATCAACAAAAAGAACCCTAAATTCAAACAGCGTCAGGGTTAA
- the rpsD gene encoding 30S ribosomal protein S4 has protein sequence MARYTGPKSKIARKFREPIFGPDKALERKNYPPGMHGPSKRRGKESEYSTQLKEKQKVKYTYGVLERQFENLFHRASAKEGITGENLLKLLEARLDNVVYRLGIAPTRSGARQLVGHKHITVNGEVVNIASYTVKPGDVIAVREKSKSLEAITASVAGRRISKYNWFEWDANALTGKLLNYPNRDEIPENIKENLIVELYSK, from the coding sequence ATGGCAAGATACACAGGTCCAAAATCAAAGATCGCGCGTAAATTCCGTGAGCCAATCTTCGGCCCGGATAAAGCGTTAGAAAGAAAAAATTATCCTCCCGGCATGCACGGCCCATCGAAAAGGAGAGGTAAAGAGTCGGAATATTCAACTCAGTTGAAAGAGAAACAAAAGGTTAAATACACTTACGGTGTATTAGAGCGTCAGTTCGAGAACCTGTTTCACCGTGCTTCTGCTAAAGAAGGCATCACCGGCGAAAACCTGCTGAAGCTTTTAGAAGCCCGTTTAGATAACGTAGTATACCGTTTAGGTATCGCCCCAACCCGTTCTGGCGCACGTCAGCTGGTTGGCCACAAGCACATCACTGTTAATGGTGAGGTTGTGAACATTGCTTCATACACTGTTAAGCCAGGCGACGTGATCGCGGTACGTGAAAAATCAAAGAGCCTTGAGGCTATTACCGCTTCGGTAGCTGGCCGCAGGATTAGCAAGTATAACTGGTTTGAGTGGGACGCTAATGCCTTAACAGGTAAATTGCTTAACTACCCTAACCGCGATGAGATCCCTGAGAATATCAAGGAGAACCTGATCGTCGAGTTGTACTCTAAATAA
- the rpsM gene encoding 30S ribosomal protein S13 encodes MARIAGIDLPKNKRGEIGLTYIYGIGHTTAKNILNQAGIDLNTKVQDWTDEQLTAIRTIINDQVKVEGALRSEVQLNIKRLMDIGCYRGTRHRKGLPLRGQRTKNNSRTRKGKRKTVANKKKATK; translated from the coding sequence ATGGCAAGGATTGCAGGTATTGATTTACCAAAGAATAAAAGAGGCGAAATAGGTTTGACATACATTTACGGTATCGGTCACACCACAGCTAAAAACATTTTAAACCAGGCTGGTATCGACCTTAACACTAAAGTACAGGACTGGACAGACGAGCAGTTGACCGCTATCCGTACTATCATCAATGATCAGGTTAAAGTTGAAGGCGCTTTGCGTTCAGAAGTTCAGCTTAACATCAAACGTTTAATGGATATTGGTTGCTACCGTGGTACCCGTCACCGTAAAGGTTTACCGTTACGTGGCCAGCGCACCAAAAACAACTCACGTACCCGTAAAGGTAAACGTAAGACAGTTGCTAACAAGAAAAAAGCTACTAAATAA
- a CDS encoding L-rhamnose mutarotase produces the protein MKRYCLALDLVNDPTLIAEYEAYHQNVWPEIKASITTSGITDMEIYRFGNRLFMIMEVDDTFSFERKGAMDAGNLKVDEWEQLMWKYQQAIPGAKPGEKWVLMDRIFKL, from the coding sequence ATGAAAAGATATTGCTTAGCCCTCGACCTGGTTAACGACCCAACGCTGATTGCCGAATACGAAGCCTACCACCAAAACGTCTGGCCCGAAATTAAGGCCAGCATCACCACATCGGGCATTACAGATATGGAGATCTACCGCTTTGGTAACCGCCTGTTTATGATAATGGAAGTGGATGATACCTTCAGCTTCGAGCGTAAGGGCGCCATGGATGCCGGCAATCTTAAAGTTGATGAATGGGAGCAACTAATGTGGAAGTATCAGCAGGCTATCCCCGGCGCCAAACCGGGGGAAAAGTGGGTGTTGATGGATAGGATATTTAAACTTTGA